In the genome of Apostichopus japonicus isolate 1M-3 chromosome 15, ASM3797524v1, whole genome shotgun sequence, one region contains:
- the LOC139981237 gene encoding P2X purinoceptor 7-like gives MDESNLSQSGDADVSIAADPTVCECRTTCQRKSGNSACPCRMYDLFCSESCQCGTRTRHCANREPPDSSDSEDDEHNERFTEGMPEQLEDTIEEKIKTFVHELGREDLENVATDLLKRNPGAYEDYLLKENSSFQEESDHSPKSPGWCNCGRCKEMPQDVEKKCCRLQEGCLSTSEVFLTVCINAHVLEVAMRATEDILADAAVRTNKNYRHYAYKQFIYWQHGRLGAGRRRVIPSCCIWAIRMRFPAANNMYKGLEIGNGILED, from the exons atggacgaaagcaatttatctcaatctggagatgcagatgtatcaataGCTGCTGATCCAACggtttgtgaatgtcgcacGACCTGTCAACGAAAGTCTGGGAATAGTGCTTGCCCCTGTCgtatgtatgatctcttttgttcagaaTCATGTCAATGTGGCACAAGAACAAGACATTGCGCAAATCGTGAACCTCCG GATTCAAGTGACTCTGAAGATGATGAACACAACGAGAGATTCACTGAAGGCATGCCAGAACAATTGGAAGAcacaattgaagaaaaaataaag ACCTTTGTACATGAGCTTGGGAGGGAAGACTTGGAGAATGTAGCCACCGATCTACTGAAAAGGAACCCAGGTGCATATGAAGACTATCTGTTAAAGGAGAATTCTTCATTTCAAGAGGAAAGTGACCATTCACCTAAGAGCCCAGGATGGTGTAACTGTGGCCGGTGTAAAGAAATGCCTCAAgatgtggaaaaaaaatgctGCAGGTTGCAGGAAGGATGTCTGTCAACGAGTGAGGTTTTCCTAACTGTCTGCATTAATGCACATGTACTCGAGGTAGCAATGCGGGCAACAGAAGACATATTGGCAGATGCAGCCGTTCGAACTAACAAAAATTATAGGCACTATGCCTACAAACAATTTATATATTGGCAGCATGGCAGATTAGGTGCAGGAAGAAGAAGAGTGATACCATCTTGCTGCATTTGGGCAATCAGGATGAGATTTCCAGCTGCTAATAACATGTACAAAGGTTTGGAAATTGGTAATGGCATCTTGGAGGACTGA